One region of Anoplopoma fimbria isolate UVic2021 breed Golden Eagle Sablefish chromosome 10, Afim_UVic_2022, whole genome shotgun sequence genomic DNA includes:
- the ntaq1 gene encoding protein N-terminal glutamine amidohydrolase codes for MDEIITPETCDYTSCYCEENVWKLCEFVRTERTARLEELFVVFISNGNRTVPLWKQKSGRGDQPVIWDYHVVLLQIRLHSSSLVYDLDSELSFPCTLKLYAAQALRSDHNIKPAYHRKLRVVPADSFLLNFASDRSHMKNSDGSWRMPPPPYPPIRTTESQMNLEDFISMSPAVGWGRVFSLDHFLQRHMGDSSSSSSSSSAAASSSP; via the exons ATGGACGAAATAATCACACCAGAGACCTGCGACTATACCAGCTGTTACTG TGAAGAAAATGTGTGGAAACTCTGTGAGTTTGTCAGAACCGAGAGAACCGCACGGCTGGAAGAattgtttgtggtttttatcTCAAATGGGAACCGAACG GTTCCTCTGTGGAAGCAGAAGTCTGGACGTGGAGATCAGCCAGTTATCTGG GACTACCACGTTGTGCTGCTGCAGATCAGACTTCATTCCTCTTCTCTGGTTTATGATCTGGACTCTGAGCTGTCGTTCCCCTGCACCCTGAAGCTGTATGCTGCCCAGGCCCTCCGCTCAGACCACAACATCAAACCTGCATACCACAG GAAGCTGCGTGTAGTCCCTGCTGACAGCTTCCTGTTGAACTTCGCGTCGGATCGATCGCACATGAAGAACTCTGATGGGTCTTGGAGGATGCCCCCCCCACCCTACCCCCCCATACGAACCACAG AGTCTCAGATGAACCTGGAAGACTTCATCAGTATGAGCCCTGCTGTCGGCTGGGGGCGGGTCTTCAGTCTGGACCACTTCCTGCAGCGACACATGGGGgactcttcatcatcttcatcatcctcatcagcagcagcttcatcaTCACCGTAg